CCGTATAGatcccttttttttgttattttgggTACGTCGAtcggtttttcttcaaatgttccCATCGGCTGGATATTTATCCTTCGATATTTTTTCGCAAAATGAAACTTCTCGAAAAATctttcctcatatttttcttcatttcgtgTGACTTGAAGTCGCTTGTTAGCGATCATTATTGAATGCCAATCTGGAATGtacagtcggttcaaaacaacatgaaacatgGTGCGGTGGCGTAATCGGCTGTGCTGGAAGAGGCACGGTggaagcggttggaatcgtggtTTGACCATCGCAAACAGCAGCGAAGAATGATGCGAACAAGGGTTCTTCGTCGAcgctaaccgctacactccaccgcatcgctttgaGCACAGCTGCTTACAAAAATGGAGCATGatttatgtcgttttcaccctactATATGTATTAAATCCAAGGTTATTCTTCTTTCGTATGTTCTTTCAATACCTGAACCCTTTTCATCAAGTTTAGAGTGGAATTTCAGGGGAATGCCGGAGCTTTTAGAGAAGTTAAATCAAGCTATTGCTCTCATGTTTAACAGGTAAGCAATTCGCCattatatagtagggtcaaaacgacatggaacacgtacgcaattgcgtacgcggcttttcCTCAGGcgcctctgaaaaaaaagggcGCGGGGGGGGGGGTAGGACCcctttccccccccccccccccccccccaccccccaaaaaaaaaccacccccccccccccccccccccctctcccaccaaaacaacaaaaaccccccccttcttttttttctttctaccaaaaaaaatttttttttttttttttttaaatttaatttatttaaaaaaaaaaattttttttttttttaaaaaaatttaaataaaaaaaaaaaaaaaaaaaaaaaaaaaaaaaaaatttttaaaaaaaaaaaaaaaaatatataaaaaaaaaaaaaatttataaaaaaaaaaataaaaaaaaaaaaaaaaaaaaaccaaccccACCCCCAAAAAGGGGCCGCCCGGGGCCCCGCCCCGGGGGAGGAAagggtggcgagacttcgtctcggcaggttcaaccatgccacaaaggtgtgtgacccggtccttgggccaaggctacaggctagctaagtgaggaggtagtacgacgattccggtgccaggctgctagcttgctagtgcgacaagccgaccgaggacaacacccccgtcgcgtcatactgctaatgtctactatgtgttcttcagaagctaaggcgtaccccagaagcgacgcgcattgggcaatgtggcaaatatgcgaggcctaccggctagaggacgaagccggccaaagaagttagtccgccatcgccagcaacatccagtgcgcttggcaacacttgacgttgggacgcttactggaagaagtcgtgaactggcagacagtctcagaaaacgacgtgttgacatatgttgtgtacaggagactcgctggaaaggctccaaggcaagggaattaggcgatggctacaagctgatctaccacggcacatcaaatcgcaatggcgttggtatcatattgaacgagtcgtttagaaatagcgtcacagcgttggatcgactatcggatcgcttgatggctgtaaatgtagatacaggagaagtggaattgcgagtcgtatctgcttatgcgccacagatg
This is a stretch of genomic DNA from Necator americanus strain Aroian chromosome II, whole genome shotgun sequence. It encodes these proteins:
- a CDS encoding hypothetical protein (NECATOR_CHRII.G8187.T1) translates to MRGLPARGRSRPKKLVRHRQQHPVRLATLDVGTLTGRSRELADSLRKRRVDICCVQETRWKGSKARELGDGYKLIYHGTSNRNGVGIILNESFRNSVTALDRLSDRLMAVNVDTGEVELRVVSAYAPQMGCSEEEKACFWEDLEQYVQSLESEEILLIGGDFNGYVGSRKDGFESCHGGYGYGARNDDGLRILEYAVASDLIIANTQYRKRKSRLITYTSGGRET